From the genome of Spinacia oleracea cultivar Varoflay chromosome 2, BTI_SOV_V1, whole genome shotgun sequence, one region includes:
- the LOC110786463 gene encoding uncharacterized protein isoform X2, producing MILLQTAMLVQSTKVQAMVWTGSGDGIISVGKEVVLWKRNIKSWEIAWKFRVKVPQTLVSTTWSLEGPSASGVYPTNFRAEGLATVPCKESVHVTVFQYDGKSGYVATELQHPQPVLAIQWRPCGGRQLNGDVLYARRHVLLTSCLDGAVRLWCEIDDSRRKGSKDNRETSTPGRYFCVVAVIEINQSLGGTLGKDNFLDWALELGGIVSVGDGLNQVFTNERCQNDEVGSCEWLIAIGPGQLTFWAVHCLDDIATMRSPRVTLWKRQKVTEPDMKISCRNNGPRCYGGSYFNKVVISRNRLFGPPAICSLIQWFPCNSLIWSVLYNQSLDVEGKSSLICEPDNNLSCQSGRILDTLGHTGKILQVAVHPFMHEVELAVSLDSNGLLIFWSISNSSYSLSGLPTFTPPWQFIGKLILQYTITQDTSLYWAPSWLEEDQILLIGHDQGIDCLVVKTLLTEEDKILCHKLCTIPFVGNGHLDAPDKIVSVPLHSPHKENIKSNSFVLMGVWMKSCDIQSWKVTLHSYEQSESVHLYNDDTGNNAECSPCIYKTDFAGKTFCVAVNPCSSYLSDVHDEVTSVSVVSRSTPMHSLQNKVVNDISLNNFPYHMATGHSDGRSRLWRINLSELSVGRTPFELVGIFSSLQSPVIAISVADGGQKIATVCSDALSNNVNMLYIWGPLHLTGAGTLELEDKICLNGEVVAFNWFLIENILFLGVCFQNELHIYSQRVCSVQTSVDLENLPESSTWICIGVVRTSPSIYDFVLGPRGTLVIIHEKYFTLFSPWSFFTGNEHLTDRKKNGMDNYSPAYSVGKIHVFEELSSEKSSEGDNFCPPTTKAHSDVHSFLIGDGTQRIPISPNKNYFLKMTVVAEKLCGPLAFYHPEALLTNIYTGNWRRAYAAVCHLFECLTSNSKVDQRVSLPKSSIIIKQIKLSKYFEGQSSKEGASQGLQWSNDFDTNSWSQHSDGRLMHFANNSASNAINCVPATSATSYESNGFHELLEKLCTHQAVTNSQKMQMLAIIDLLNEISNSQSTSAYGSLDDAGKRFWCGIRLQQLDFLRKYRRIPSIEELVVDSRLMVCAFHSDCQAILFSTILPTEPSWGDMRKLGVGFWFTNLSDLRSKMEKLARRQYLKNKDPKACALLYIALNRLQVLAGLFKISKDEKDKPLVAFLSRNFQEERHRAAASKNAYVLMGKHQYELAIAFFLLGGDTISAITVCAKTLGDEQLALVICRLIEGQGGASERHLIFKILLPSAVEKGDYWLASVLEWEIGNYLQSFLTVLGLQGDSYATESEKSFRPAAFLDPSIGQYCQMLTAKNSLKNAVGEQNTAILCRWAVVMIASAFNKHGLPLEALECLSSSSIILGVLDKRTNDVDSEMLPRIMLPSPANSFRWLSHEVACHLAYQTKLDLALQYAIKIFEEHPCCLVTSSVLSKAGAVEASSPEHEISQYGALLENFEQLLDSELAYLEQKFSVERDVLLDKIFVSLDNDKLLLSGYHGFASQVHLLPKSHGDCTSPRLLKKFINVTEHLSYSLSRFVIASSIASSWTLASTEQSLTVGKPYCCFQFLEFYVQGILLTISNLEAAIMKLCSGSSRDFVGKCIIAFDLCKYCIYFASAMLQHNLKALDILLQPVSVPCPDGKYEDIDIVSLRTILGQVVEALSLKSPDLNALLDPQGLQQKKEGDTASMIPEDEKWIILRLCLWQHLFKFIKFQLNQLFSELSCDNAANTSVSDPSLSLTPDSNGSLKHVRQALIVFIETIGNTFTHIPPHTARQLAIFLQQKAEGGTSQPILMWLEELTQSTPSVLLEDQNGGSGSSETSDKENSSSCSKLLTICNCPETVSEMLAQLPIKLSELIHTNAGKGWNHLHMGVLGEHEKLESYKQEGIFESSPRSNRSKSPSTGSEQSHNLLDSDRKGAALTKKLVPFSNPKEIYRQNGELLEAFCINSIEQQQAALASNKKGISFFSWGDGLPCRDPSDFVWAQADWPQNGWAGAESTPVPTFVSPGVGLGSDKSSQVGLGGVKSGVGSQARFGSDLTGGGAFGIPGYAGIGATGMGWGIQDELDKCVDPPATLNNVNGSALAAHPSRPFFLVGSSNTHIYLWEFGEEKATATYGVLAEANIPPPYALPSVTSLQFDRCGQRFASSASDGTVSAWQLEVGGRSNVRPTESSLCFNGHVSDVCYVGTSGSIIAASGYSSNSVNVVIWDTLAPPSSSRASVMCHEGGACSIAVFDNDVGTGSVSPLIVTGGKGGDVGLHDFRYIATGKTKRHKHLNSIERITDTAAIGIRSELSSSVGDQNRHGMLWYIPKAHSGSITKIATIPNTSLFLTGSKDGDVKLWDANRASLIFHWPRLHERHTFLQRSTQSFGGVTRVGVTDIQVISDGFLTCGGDGSVKLVQLNNFLF from the exons TTGATTGCGATTGGTCCTGGGCAGCTCACGTTCTGGGCTGTGCACTGCCTTGATGACATAGCTACAATGCGGTCTCCACGGGTGACATTATGGAAGAGACAGAAAGTAACAGAGCCTGATATGAAAATCTCCTGTAGAAACAATGGTCCAAGGTGTTATGGaggatcttattttaataaagttGTTATTTCGAGGAATCGACTCTTTGGTCCACCAGCCATATGTTCGTTAATTCAATGGTTTCCTTGTAACTCCTTGATCTGGTCAGTGTTATATAATCAATCATTAGATGTGGAAGGGAAATCTTCTCTAATATGTGAACCAGATAACAACTTGTCTTGTCAGTCAGGAAGAATATTGGATACTCTTGGCCACACTGGTAAAATTTTACAAGTTGCTGTTCATCCTTTTATGCATGAAGTTGAGCTTGCTGTTTCCTTGGATTCTAACGGGTTACTTATATTTTGGTCAATATCCAACAGTTCTTATAGCCTTTCGGGTCTGCCAACATTTACTCCTCCATGGCAATTTATAGGGAAGCTTATCCTGCAGTATACCATAACTCAGGATACAAGCTTGTATTGGGCTCCTTCGTGGCTGGAAGAAGACCAAATTCTTCTCATTGGACATGATCAAGGAATAGATTGCCTTGTTGTTAAAACTCTCTTAACTGAAGAAGACAAGATACTATGCCATAAACTTTGCACTATTCCTTTCGTCGGGAATGGTCACTTAGATGCGCCTGACAAGATAGTCTCAGTTCCCTTACATTCCCCTCATAAAGAGAATATCAAATCCAATAGTTTCGTTCTTATGGGGGTATGGATGAAAAGTTGTGATATTCAATCATGGAAAGTGACCTTGCATTCCTACGAGCAATCTGAAAGCGTCCACCTGTACAACGATGACACTGGAAATAATGCTGAATGCAGCCCATGTATTTATAAAACTGACTTTGCTGGTAAAACATTTTGCGTGGCTGTAAATCCGTGCTCATCGTATTTGTCAGATGTTCATGACGAAGTTACAAGTGTCTCTGTGGTGTCCCGTAGTACACCGATGCATTCTCTGCAGAACAAGGTGGTAAATGATATTAGTCTGAACAATTTTCCATATCACATGGCCACAGGACACTCTGATGGTAGGTCAAGACTCTGGAGGATTAACCTATCTGAATTATCAGTTGGTCGCACTCCTTTTGAGCTTGTAGGTATATTTAGTTCCCTTCAAAGCCCTGTTATTGCAATATCTGTAGCTGATGGGGGTCAGAAGATTGCTACCGTATGTTCAGACGCTCTTTCAAATAATGTGAACATGCTTTATATATGGGGACCTCTGCATCTTACAGGTGCTGGGACTCTGGAATTGGAAGACAAGATATGCCTGAATGGAGAAGTTGTGGCTTTCAATTGGTTTCTAattgaaaacatattatttctaGGGGTCTGTTTCCAGAATGAGCTGCACATTTATTCCCAAAGAGTTTGTAGTGTTCAGACTTCAGTGGACCTGGAGAATTTGCCAGAATCGTCCACCTGGATTTGCATTGGTGTTGTGCGTACTTCACCTTCTATCTACGACTTTGTTCTAGGGCCAAGGGGCACACTTGTAATCATTCATGAAAAGTACTTTACTCTCTTCAGTCCCTGGTCGTTCTTTACAGGTAACGAGCATCTGACTGATAGAAAGAAAAATGGGATGGATAATTATAGTCCTGCATACTCTGTGGGTAAAATTCATGTGTTTGAAGAGTTGTCTTCTGAAAAAAGCAGCGAGGGGGACAACTTTTGCCCTCCTACTACAAAGGCACATAGTGATGTACATAGCTTTCTGATTGGTGATGGTACTCAACGAATTCCTATCTCACCGAACAAGAACTATTTCTTGAAGATGACAGTAGTTGCTGAAAAGTTGTGTGGTCCTCTGGCTTTCTATCACCCTGAAGCACTATTGACGAATATATATACAG GCAACTGGAGACGTGCATATGCAGCTGTTTGTCATCTTTTTGAGTGTTTAACCTCTAATTCTAAAGTTGACCAAAGAGTTTCTCTTCCGAAGTCTAGTATCATTATTAAGCAGATCAAACTCTCAAAGTATTTTGAAGGACAGTCATCAAAAGAAGGTGCTAGTCAAGGACTTCAGTGGAGCAACGATTTCGATACAAACTCTTGGTCTCAACATTCAGATGGAAGGCTGATGCATTTTGCGAATAATTCTGCGAGTAATGCTATCAACTGTGTGCCCGCTACATCTGCCACAAGTTATGAGTCAAATGGATTCCATGAACTGCTGGAGAAATTGTGCACTCATCAAGCTGTCACGAATTCACAGAAGATGCAGATGCTTGCAATCATAGACCTTTTGAATGAAATTAGCAATTCACAATCGACCTCTGCATATGGAAGCCTTGATGACGCAGGAAAAAG GTTTTGGTGTGGAATAAGGCTTCAGCAATTGGATTTTCTTAGGAAATACCGTAGAATTCCATCAATTGAAGAGTTAGTTGTTGACTCTAGGCTGATGGTTTGTGCCTTCCATTCTGATTGTCAAGCGATCTTATTTAGTACTATTCTACCGACTGAGCCGTCTTGGGGAGATATGCGGAAGTTGGGTGTTGGCTTTTGGTTTACAAACCTATCAGATTTACGCAGCAAG ATGGAGAAGTTGGCTAGACGTCAGTATCTGAAAAATAAAGATCCAAAGGCGTGTGCACTTCTATACATAGCATTAAATAGACTTCAAGTCTTGGCTGGCCTCTTCAAGATCAGTAAGGATGAGAAGGACAAGCCCCTAGTTGCTTTTCTATCTCGCAATTTCCAG GAAGAGAGACATAGGGCTGCTGCTTCAAAAAATGCTTATGTGTTAATGGGGAAACATCAATATGAGTTGGCAATtgctttctttttgcttggagGTGATACTATTTCTGCCATCACTGTTTGTGCTAAGACTCTCGGTGATGAACAACTTGCTCTTGTAATTTGTCGGCTCATTGAGGGTCAGGGTGGAGCATCAGAGCGCCACCTAATATTTAAGATTTTACTTCCTTCTGCTGTTGAGAAAGGCGACTACTGGCTTGCGAGTGTGCTGGAG TGGGAAATCGGTAATTACCTTCAATCGTTTCTGACTGTTCTTGGTTTGCAAGGAGATTCTTATGCCACTGAATCTGAGAAATCTTTTAGACCTGCCGCTTTTCTTGACCCTAGTATTGGGCAGTACTGTCAAATGTTGACAGCCAAGAATAGCTTGAAAAATGCTGTTGGGGAACAGAACACCGCTATTTTGTGTCGTTGGGCTGTAGTGATGATTGCTTCTGCATTTAACAAACATGGCCTTCCA CTTGAAGCTTTGGAGTGCCTATCATCATCTTCCATCATTCTTGGAGTTCTGGATAAGAGAACAAATGATGTAGATTCTGAAATGCTTCCCAGAATAATGCTTCCATCTCCAGCTAATTCTTTTAGGTGGCTGTCACATGAGGTAGCCTGTCATTTGGCTTACCAAACCAAATTAGATCTAGCGCTGCAGTATGCCATCAAAATTTTTGAGGAGCATCCGTGTTGTCTTGTCACTAGTTCGGTGTTATCAAAAGCTGGTGCTGTTGAGGCTAGCTCTCCGGAGCACGAGATAAGTCAATATGGTGCTCttcttgaaaattttgaacaGTTGTTGGATTCCGAACTTGCATATCTAGAGCAGAAGTTTTCTGTGGAGCGGGATGTACTGCTTGATAAG ATTTTTGTTTCTTTAGACAATGATAAGCTGTTGCTCAGCGGCTATCATGGTTTTGCTTCTCAAGTTCATTTGCTTCCAAAAAGCCATGGTGACTGTACTTCACCCCGGCTGCTCAAAAAGTTTATAAATGTGACCGAACATTTGTCTTATTCACTTTCAAGGTTTGTTATTGCTAGCAGCATAGCCAGTTCCTGGACGTTGGCTTCAACCGAGCAGAGTTTGACTGTCGGCAAACCATATTGCTGCTTccaatttttggaattttacGTGCAGGGTATTTTATTAACAATCTCCAACCTAGAAGCTGCTATAATGAAGCTTTGTAGTGGTAGTTCTAGAGATTTTGTTGGGAAGTGCATTATTGCTTTTGATTTATGCAAGTATTGTATATATTTCGCTTCAGCAATGCTTCAACATAACCTGAAAGCACTTGATATACTGTTGCAACCTGTCTCGGTGCCATGCCCTGATGGAAAATATGAAGATATTGACATTGTAAGCTTGAGGACAATACTTGGACAGGTTGTCGAGGCACTCAGTCTTAAATCACCAGACCTTAATGCTCTACTGGATCCTCAAGGATTGCAGCAGAAAAAGGAAGGGGACACAGCGTCTATGATTCCAGAAGATGAGAAATGGATAATTCTTAGGTTGTGTTTGTGGCAACATCTGTTTAAGTTCATCAAATTCCAGCTGAATCAGTTATTCAGTGAACTATCTTGTGACAATGCAGCTAATACTTCTGTCTCAGATCCTAGTTTATCTCTTACCCCTGATAGTAATGGTTCCCTGAAACATGTTAGACAGGCCTTAATTGTCTTTATTGAAACGATAGGAAACACCTTCACTCATATACCACCTCATACTGCAAGGCAGCTCGCCATTTTTCTACAGCAGAAGGCAGAGGGTGGAACCTCTCAGCCTATTCTAATGTGGTTGGAGGAACTTACCCAATCTACTCCTAGTGTGCTTCTTGAGGATCAGAATGGAGGTTCTGGTTCTTCAGAAACTTCTGATAAAGAAAATTCATCTTCATGCTCAAAGTTACTAACGATCTGCAATTGTCCTGAAACGGTCTCTGAAATGCTTGCTCAATTACCAATTAAGTTGTCAGAGCTTATTCACACAAACGCTGGTAAAGGGTGGAACCATTTGCACATGGGTGTTCTGGGAGAGCATGAAAAACTGGAAAGTTATAAGCAAGAAGGTATATTTGAAAGCAGTCCTCGTAGTAATAGAAGTAAAAGCCCTTCTACAGGTTCTGAACAGAGTCATAACCTTCTGGATTCTGATAGGAAGGGGGCAGCTCTCACAAAGAAGTTagttcctttcagcaatcctaAAGAAATTTACAGGCAGAATGGAGAACTGTTGGAG GCGTTTTGTATTAATTCCATAGAGCAACAGCAGGCTGCACTTGCAAGCAACAAAAAG GGAATAAGTTTCTTTAGTTGGGGTGATGGGTTGCCTTGCAGAGATCCATCAGACTTTGTCTGGGCACAAGCTGATTGGCCACAGAATGGTTGGGCTGGTGCCGAATCTACTCCAGTTCCTACATTTGTTTCTCCTGGTGTTGGTCTTGGAAGTGATAAAAGCTCACAGGTTGGATTGGGTGGAGTTAAAAGTGGTGTTGGTTCTCAAGCAAGATTTGGAAGCGACTTGACTGGTGGTGGAGCATTTGGAATCCCGGGTTATGCTGGCATTGGCGCCACTGGCATGGGCTGGGGAATTCAAGACGAACTCGACAAATGTGTTGATCCTCCAGCTACATTGAATAATGTAAATGGAAGTGCTTTAGCTGCTCATCCTTCAAGGCCTTTCTTTCTAGTTGGGTCTAGTAACACCCACATTTACCTATGGGAG TTTGGTGAAGAGAAAGCTACTGCAACTTATGGAGTACTAGCTGAAGCTAATATACCTCCTCCATATGCTCTTCCTTCGGTTACTAGTTTGCAGTTTGATCGCTGTGGCCAAAGATTTGCCAGCAGTGCATCAGATGGAACTGTGTCCGCCTGGCAACTGGAGGTGGGAGGAAGGAGCAATGTCAGACCAACAGAGTCATCTCTCTGCTTTAATGGCCATGTTTC GGATGTCTGTTATGTGGGAACAAGTGGGTCAATTATTGCTGCTTCTGGTTACAGTTCAAACAGTGTTAATGTGGTTATATGGGATACGCTAGCTCCCCCATCGAGCTCCCGAGCTTCTGTGATGTGCCATGAAG GTGGTGCCTGTTCCATTGCTGTGTTTGATAATGATGTGGGAACTGGTTCTGTTTCTCCTCTAATTGTTACCGGTGGAAAAGGCGGTGACGTCGGACTTCATGATTTCCGGTATATAGCAACAGGAAAAACCAAAAGACACAAACATTTGAACAGTATTGAGAGGATCACTGATACAGCTGCTATTGGTATACGATCTGAGCTCTCCTCAAGTGTAGGAGATCAGAATCGACATGGAATGCTATGGTATATACCAAAGGCTCACTCAG GGAGTATTACTAAGATTGCAACAATTCCAAACACAAGTTTGTTCTTGACTGGAAGCAAGGATGGAGACGTCAAACTTTGGGATGCTAACAGAGCAAGCTTGATCTTTCATTGGCCAAGATTGCACGAGAGACATACTTTTCTCCAGCGTAGTACCCAAAGCTTTGGGGGAGTCACTAGG GTTGGTGTCACAGATATTCAAGTCATTTCTGATGGGTTTCTTACCTGTGGAGGCGATGGTTCAGTAAAACTGGTCCAGTTAAACAATTTTCTATTTTGA